One Ranitomeya variabilis isolate aRanVar5 chromosome 5, aRanVar5.hap1, whole genome shotgun sequence DNA window includes the following coding sequences:
- the LOC143774604 gene encoding olfactory receptor 5AR1-like, whose amino-acid sequence MDNENRTQARIFLLSGLTNNTTLAIFLFIFFLLVYIVTVVGNVGLIAIVYKTSALHNPMYYFLSYLSLVDLFYSSTVVPKMISDLIAMKKVISFQGCALQFFVFATLAGTDVLLLSNMSYDRYVAICHPLHYVIIMTKKKCLYLVIIAFFLGFVQSSIQIHCIFGLQFCGSNLIDHFYCDVLPLFKLSCSDISTCEMLTLLFIGSYSIASLTTILVSYIFIMFSILKINSTKGRKKAFSTCSSHLICASVFYVSVFCTYLRPSSDFFNEQDKVASIFYSVMTPMLNPLIYSLRNKEVKSVIKKIALGFKIVGQIGSLNV is encoded by the coding sequence ATGGACAATGAAAACAGGACCCAAGCAAGAATATTTTTATTGTCTGGATTGACCAATAACACAACTCTTGCCATCTTCCTCTTCATTTTCTTCCTCCTAGTTTACATTGTAACTGTGGTCGGTAATGTTGGGTTGATTGCCATTGTCTATAAAACATCCGCTCTCCACAATCCGATGTATTACTTTTTGAGTTACCTTTCCTTGGTGGACCTTTTCTACTCTTCAACTGTAGTTCCAAAAATGATCTCTGACCTCATAGCCATGAAGAAGGTCATCTCATTTCAAGGCTGTGCCCTTCAATTCTTTGTGTTTGCCACTCTTGCTGGTACAGATGTTCTTCTCCTCTCAAATATGTCCTATGACCGCTATGTTGCTATCTGCCATCCTCTCCACTATGTAATCATAATGACCAAGAAGAAGTGCTTGTACCTTGTTATCATTGCCTTTTTCCTTGGCTTCGTGCAGTCATCTATCCAGATACACTGTATTTTTGGACTTCAATTTTGTGGCTCAAACCTCATTGACCACTTCTACTGTGATGTCCTTCCTTTGTTCAAACTGTCTTGCTCTGATATTTCCACCTGTGAAATGCTTACTCTTTTGTTTATAGGTTCTTATAGCATAGCTTCATTAACAACCATCTTGGTCTCCTACATTTTCATAATGTTCTCTATTCTAAAGATCAACTCTACAAAGGGTAGAAAAAAGGCATTCAGTACCTGCTCCTCACATCTTATCTGTGCCTCTGTCTTCTATGTCTCTGTTTTCTGTACCTACTTACGTCCTTCTTCTGATTTCTTTAATGAACAAGACAAGGTGGCTTCCATATTTTACTCAGTTATGACACCAATGTTAAATCCACTTATCTACAGCTTGAGGAACAAAGAGGTGAAGTCTGTCATCAAAAAAATTGCACTCGGCTTCAAGATCGTTGGACAGATAGGTTCCTTGAATGTGTAG